One window from the genome of Elusimicrobiota bacterium encodes:
- a CDS encoding IS66 family transposase zinc-finger binding domain-containing protein, which translates to MALPKTIARLTRETLELRSKDELINLVLALAPLIERVDALEREVAELKARLGQNSRNSSKPPSTDPPGTERPEKETSGRRPGGQPGHPGASRALAATVDEVVELKPDRCGHCDLTLGGSDPSPDRHQVTELPPVVPHITEYRQHTLVCGKCGHQTRAALPEGVPVGQFGPRLLATSGLLTGAYHLSKRGAQEILRDLFGVDVSLGALSGCEEKVGSLLEAPVS; encoded by the coding sequence ATGGCACTGCCGAAGACAATTGCACGGCTCACACGGGAAACGTTAGAGCTTCGCAGCAAGGATGAACTGATCAATTTGGTTTTGGCTCTGGCCCCCTTGATTGAACGTGTGGACGCTCTTGAGCGGGAAGTGGCGGAGCTGAAAGCGCGGTTGGGACAGAACTCTCGGAATTCGTCAAAACCGCCATCGACGGATCCTCCGGGGACGGAGCGCCCGGAGAAGGAGACCAGCGGACGGCGTCCTGGGGGACAGCCGGGCCATCCGGGAGCGTCGCGGGCGTTGGCGGCGACAGTGGATGAGGTCGTGGAACTCAAACCCGATCGGTGCGGGCATTGCGACCTGACCTTGGGGGGAAGCGATCCTTCGCCAGACCGGCATCAGGTGACGGAATTACCTCCGGTGGTCCCGCACATCACGGAATACCGGCAGCACACTCTGGTCTGCGGGAAATGCGGGCATCAAACGCGAGCCGCCTTGCCGGAAGGCGTTCCAGTGGGCCAGTTTGGTCCCCGGCTTCTGGCGACGTCGGGTCTTTTGACTGGGGCGTATCATCTGAGCAAACGTGGGGCACAAGAGATTTTACGTGACCTCTTCGGTGTGGATGTGTCATTGGGGGCGTTGAGCGGGTGTGAGGAAAAGGTGGGGTCGCTCCTGGAAGCCCCGGTCTC